The following are from one region of the Sciurus carolinensis chromosome 5, mSciCar1.2, whole genome shotgun sequence genome:
- the LOC124985527 gene encoding replication protein A 14 kDa subunit-like has translation MVDWMECPMDSVNAKVPAQFTQRPACFVGRLEKTHHPGNMFIHSDGEGKNGTIVLMESLDEEISGTVEVIGRVTAKASIMYASYIQFEQNNYPFDLGLYNEAGKITHEFPQYFPLVVAHHDRS, from the coding sequence ATGGTTGACTGGATGGAATGTCCCATGGACTCCGTCAATGCCAAAGTGCCAGCTCAGTTCACCCAGAGGCCTGCCTGCTTTGTAGGAAGGCTGGAAAAGACTCATCACCCTGGaaatatgtttattcattcagatggagaaggaaaaaatggaaccATTGTGCTGATGGAGTCACTTGATGAAGAAATTTCTGGAACAGTGGAAGTAATTGGCAGGGTAACAGCAAAAGCAAGCATCATGTATGCATCTTACATCCAATTTGAACAAAATAATTATCCTTTTGATCTTGGACTTTATAATGAAGCTGGGAAAATTACCCATGAGTTTCCTCAGTATTTTCCTTTAGTGGTTGCACATCATGATCGATCGTAA